A single region of the Pseudorhodoplanes sp. genome encodes:
- a CDS encoding succinate dehydrogenase assembly factor 2, which translates to MTGTTRSSEGLDPRRRRLLFRSWHRGIREADLLMGRFADAHIGEMSDAELDQYESLLEVPDHDLYVWVTGEIDIPAIYDTTVMKRLRAFHNANDGLR; encoded by the coding sequence ATGACCGGAACGACGCGATCGAGTGAGGGGCTGGATCCGCGCCGGCGGCGACTTCTGTTCCGCTCCTGGCACCGGGGCATCCGGGAAGCCGACCTGCTCATGGGACGTTTTGCCGACGCCCATATCGGGGAAATGTCGGACGCCGAGCTGGATCAATATGAAAGCCTGCTCGAGGTGCCGGACCATGATCTCTATGTCTGGGTCACCGGCGAGATCGACATTCCGGCGATCTACGACACGACGGTGATGAAGCGGCTGCGCGCTTTCCATAACGCCAATGACGGGTTGCGCTGA
- the recG gene encoding ATP-dependent DNA helicase RecG → MRPSLLDPFFAAISSLPGVGPKVEKLYRKLLGREEEPRVLDLLFHMPTGAIDRRDRPKLRDVEPGKVVTVAVTIDRHRPAPPGRARAPHLVYASDETGDIVLTYFHARKDYLEKLLPVGETRYVSGTAALYDGMLQMVHPDRVVDEKGLAALPMIEPVYPLTEGLGGNQIRKAMDGALAKIPALPEWQDKAWLARNHFPSLKDAFHALHRPAEPGGALPDSAAWKRLAYDEFLAGQLALALVRADLKKRSGRPSAGDGHIRKKVIAALPYSLTLSQRRAVDVIVEDLGKPERMLRMLQGDVGSGKTVVALLAAAAVIEAGRQAALMAPTEILVRQHFKTIAPFAEAAKLRIAILTGREKGRERDELLQKLEEGDIDLLLGTHALFQDDVLFRDLALAIVDEQHRFGVHQRLALARKGNAVDMLVMTATPIPRTLVLTYFGDMDVSELREKPAGRQPIDTRTIPLDRLPEVIDAVGRALDEGKRVYWVCPLIEESEKSDLAAAEDRFAVLKQRFGGLADLVHGRMRGADKDAAMQRFASGKTRLMVATTVIEVGVDVPEATVMVIEHAERFGLAQLHQLRGRIGRGSGHSTCLLLYKTPLGETAKARLAIMRESEDGFRIAEEDLKLRGEGDVLGTRQSGLPGFRIARIETHGALLTAARDDANLILSRDPKLASERGKTLLHLLYLFERDEAVRLIRAG, encoded by the coding sequence ATGCGCCCATCTTTGCTCGATCCGTTCTTTGCCGCGATCAGTTCCCTGCCTGGGGTCGGTCCCAAGGTGGAGAAGCTGTACCGCAAGCTGCTCGGGCGCGAGGAGGAGCCGCGTGTTCTCGATCTATTGTTTCATATGCCGACGGGGGCGATTGACCGCCGCGACCGGCCGAAGCTGCGCGATGTCGAGCCGGGAAAGGTGGTGACTGTCGCTGTGACGATCGACAGGCATCGCCCGGCGCCGCCGGGCCGCGCGCGTGCGCCGCATCTGGTCTATGCCAGCGACGAGACCGGCGACATCGTTCTCACCTATTTCCACGCCCGCAAGGATTACCTGGAAAAGCTCCTGCCGGTCGGCGAGACTCGCTACGTCTCCGGCACGGCGGCGCTGTATGACGGGATGCTGCAGATGGTGCATCCCGACCGCGTCGTCGATGAAAAAGGCCTCGCAGCCCTGCCGATGATCGAGCCGGTCTATCCGCTCACCGAAGGGCTCGGCGGCAACCAAATTCGCAAGGCGATGGATGGAGCGCTCGCGAAGATTCCGGCGTTGCCGGAATGGCAGGATAAGGCCTGGCTTGCGCGCAACCATTTCCCCTCCCTCAAGGACGCGTTTCATGCTCTGCATCGTCCGGCCGAACCTGGCGGCGCGTTGCCCGACAGCGCAGCCTGGAAGCGTCTCGCCTATGACGAATTCCTCGCTGGACAATTGGCGCTTGCGTTGGTGCGCGCCGATCTGAAGAAGCGATCCGGGCGGCCCAGCGCCGGCGATGGACACATTCGAAAGAAGGTTATTGCCGCCCTGCCCTATTCGCTGACGCTGTCTCAGCGCCGCGCGGTCGATGTCATTGTCGAGGATCTCGGCAAGCCAGAACGCATGTTGCGCATGCTGCAGGGCGACGTCGGCTCCGGCAAGACCGTCGTGGCGCTGCTCGCAGCGGCAGCAGTGATCGAAGCCGGGCGCCAGGCGGCGCTCATGGCGCCGACCGAAATTCTGGTGCGCCAGCACTTCAAAACCATTGCGCCGTTCGCGGAGGCCGCCAAACTGCGCATCGCCATCTTGACCGGGCGGGAAAAAGGGCGCGAGCGTGACGAGCTTCTGCAAAAGCTTGAAGAAGGCGATATCGACCTTCTGCTCGGCACGCATGCCTTGTTTCAGGACGATGTTCTTTTCCGAGATCTGGCGCTGGCGATCGTGGATGAACAGCATCGGTTCGGCGTGCATCAAAGGCTGGCGCTTGCCCGCAAGGGCAATGCGGTCGATATGCTGGTCATGACCGCGACGCCCATTCCGCGCACCCTGGTGCTGACCTATTTCGGCGATATGGATGTATCGGAGCTGCGCGAGAAGCCGGCCGGACGACAACCGATCGATACCCGCACCATCCCGCTCGACCGGCTGCCTGAGGTCATCGACGCGGTCGGACGCGCGCTGGACGAAGGCAAGCGGGTCTACTGGGTCTGCCCGCTGATCGAAGAGTCCGAGAAAAGCGATCTTGCGGCCGCCGAAGATCGTTTCGCGGTCCTGAAGCAGCGTTTCGGCGGATTGGCCGATCTGGTCCATGGCCGCATGCGCGGCGCGGACAAGGATGCCGCCATGCAACGCTTCGCAAGCGGCAAGACCCGGTTAATGGTGGCAACGACGGTGATCGAAGTGGGTGTCGACGTGCCCGAAGCCACGGTCATGGTCATCGAGCATGCCGAGCGCTTCGGCCTCGCGCAGTTGCATCAGTTGCGCGGCCGCATCGGCCGCGGCAGCGGCCATTCCACATGTCTGCTGCTTTACAAGACGCCGCTCGGTGAAACCGCGAAGGCGCGCCTCGCCATCATGCGCGAAAGCGAGGATGGCTTCCGAATTGCGGAAGAAGACCTGAAGCTGCGCGGCGAAGGCGACGTGCTCGGCACGCGCCAAAGCGGCCTGCCGGGCTTTCGCATCGCCCGCATCGAGACCCATGGGGCGCTGCTCACCGCCGCACGCGATGACGCCAATCTGATCCTCAGTCGCGATCCTAAGCTCGCGAGCGAGCGCGGGAAGACGCTGCTGCATCTCCTCTATCTTTTCGAGCGCGATGAAGCGGTGCGGCTGATCCGGGCCGGCTGA
- a CDS encoding DUF805 domain-containing protein has translation MNFIDAIKSGFVNYVNFSGRAVRSEFWYWVLFCFILGTATAILDMAIFPGNEISPLNSIASVVTLLPSLAVGARRLHDIDRTGWWQLIAFTIIGTILLIYWYCQPGQPGDNRFGGPAPKTA, from the coding sequence ACTACGTGAATTTCTCCGGCCGCGCCGTAAGGTCGGAATTCTGGTACTGGGTGCTGTTCTGCTTCATCCTCGGAACCGCGACAGCCATCCTCGACATGGCCATTTTCCCGGGCAACGAGATTTCGCCGCTCAATTCCATCGCGTCGGTCGTTACGCTTCTGCCGTCACTCGCCGTGGGTGCGCGGCGTCTGCATGATATCGATCGGACCGGCTGGTGGCAGTTGATCGCTTTCACAATCATTGGAACCATCCTGTTGATCTACTGGTATTGCCAGCCCGGCCAGCCGGGCGACAACCGGTTCGGCGGACCTGCGCCCAAGACCGCGTAG